In a genomic window of Vigna angularis cultivar LongXiaoDou No.4 chromosome 6, ASM1680809v1, whole genome shotgun sequence:
- the LOC108342382 gene encoding uncharacterized protein LOC108342382 — protein sequence MEAVGSRLSRASSRYGASTVFTGPVRKWKKKWVHVTPSSSVSNTTATTNNNGNSHANSNSSSRLLLRRWTPTTADDAAGVSDEPPRRKFRYTPIAVLEEQKRMMVVKKEKEPTTGSGQSAVKQTNITHEKQGKFNMNEILEETKDSNIVKLDHGLDLQSNNDETSLNSDTQLESNI from the exons ATGGAGGCCGTCGGTTCCAGACTCAGCCGCGCTTCCTCTCGCTACGGTGCTTCCACCGTCTTCACCGGCCCGGtcaggaagtggaagaagaagtgggtCCACGTCACCCCGTCTTCCTCAGTCAGCAACACCACCGCCACAACCAACAACAACGGTAACTCTCATGCCAATTCCAACTCTTCTTCTCGCCTCCTCCTCCGCCGCTGGACCCCCACCACCGCCGATGACGCGGCCGGTGTCTCTGACGAGCCTCCCAGGAGGAAGTTCCGTTATACCCCC ATTGCGGTGCTAGAAGAACAGAAAAGAATGATGgttgtaaagaaagaaaaggaacccaCAACTGGGAGTGGCCAATCGGCAGTTAAACAGACAAATATCACTCATGAGAAGCAAGGGAAATTTAACATGAATGAAATATTAGAGGAAACCAAG GATTCAAACATTGTTAAATTGGATCATGGTTTGGATTTGCAGAGCAACAATGATGAAACCAGTCTGAACAGTGATACTCAATTGGAAAGTAATATCTAG